The proteins below come from a single Lactobacillus johnsonii genomic window:
- the aspS gene encoding aspartate--tRNA ligase, protein MEHMDKRTDYAGNITSKYEGQEVTLYGWVQRVRNLGNLVFIDLRDREGIVQVVVNKDSGEKLMEIADSLNNEDVIEVKGKVVKRSSVNPEMKTGEVEVDATEIDVLNKSKVPPFEIKDDINAAEQTRLKYRYLDLRRPTLQRAIILRSKILKAVHEYFDEQGFIDIETPILGKSSPEGARDYLVPSRIYPGSFYALPQSPQLFKQLLMGAGFDKYYQLARCFRDEDLRGDRQPEFTQIDMETSFLDEQGVQDYTEGLLKKIMKDVMNIDLKTPIKRITWDEAMNKYGSDKPDTRYEMYLHDLSPIFKDSDFKVFSGAIADGGVVKGIAVKNGAKEYSRKKIEEKQDYIKRYNAKGLAWVKYEDGEFSGPIARFLTDENKEALKKEFYLEGGELIVIVADKWKVVTDSLDHLRREFAHETGIIPEGVFDFVWVVDWPLFEYDEGLGRWIAAHHPFTMPDDEGIKLLDTDPHKAHARSYDIVMNGDEMGGGSIRIHKRSIQEKMFKALGFTKKRAYEQFGYLMDALDMGFPPHAGLAIGLDRLAMMLAGKDNIRDVTAFPKNASASEPMMHAPAPVADQQLADIGIEVEKQYEDSVKETEQRLEKEAQEDADKNSTWDE, encoded by the coding sequence ATGGAACATATGGACAAAAGAACTGATTACGCTGGTAATATTACTAGCAAATATGAAGGACAAGAAGTAACCCTTTATGGTTGGGTTCAACGTGTTCGTAATTTAGGAAACTTAGTTTTCATTGACCTTCGTGACCGTGAAGGAATCGTACAAGTTGTTGTTAACAAAGATTCCGGTGAAAAGTTAATGGAAATTGCTGATTCATTGAATAATGAAGATGTAATTGAAGTAAAGGGAAAAGTAGTTAAGCGTTCAAGTGTAAACCCAGAAATGAAGACTGGTGAAGTTGAAGTAGATGCTACTGAAATTGACGTACTAAACAAATCAAAAGTACCACCATTTGAGATCAAAGATGATATTAATGCGGCAGAACAAACTCGTTTGAAGTACCGCTACCTTGATTTACGTCGTCCAACTCTTCAAAGAGCAATTATTTTACGTTCAAAGATTTTGAAGGCAGTTCACGAATACTTCGATGAACAAGGCTTTATTGATATTGAAACTCCAATTTTAGGTAAATCATCTCCTGAAGGTGCTCGTGACTACTTAGTTCCTTCAAGAATTTACCCAGGTAGTTTTTATGCTTTGCCACAATCACCACAATTATTTAAACAATTATTAATGGGTGCTGGCTTTGATAAATACTATCAATTAGCTCGTTGTTTCCGTGACGAAGACTTACGTGGTGACCGTCAACCGGAATTTACTCAAATCGATATGGAAACTTCTTTCTTAGATGAACAAGGTGTTCAAGACTATACTGAAGGTCTTTTAAAGAAGATTATGAAAGATGTTATGAACATCGATTTAAAGACTCCAATCAAGCGCATTACCTGGGACGAAGCAATGAACAAGTATGGTTCTGACAAGCCTGATACTCGTTATGAAATGTACCTTCATGATTTAAGCCCAATCTTCAAAGATAGTGACTTTAAGGTATTCTCTGGTGCAATTGCTGATGGTGGTGTAGTTAAAGGTATTGCTGTTAAGAATGGTGCTAAAGAATATTCACGTAAGAAGATTGAAGAAAAACAAGACTACATCAAGCGCTACAATGCTAAAGGTTTAGCTTGGGTTAAATATGAAGATGGCGAATTTTCAGGACCTATTGCTCGTTTCTTAACTGATGAAAACAAAGAAGCTTTGAAGAAAGAATTTTATCTTGAAGGCGGCGAATTAATCGTTATTGTTGCTGACAAGTGGAAGGTTGTTACCGATTCACTTGATCACCTACGTCGTGAATTTGCTCATGAAACTGGTATTATTCCAGAAGGTGTCTTTGACTTTGTATGGGTAGTTGACTGGCCATTGTTTGAGTATGATGAAGGTTTAGGTCGCTGGATTGCTGCTCACCACCCATTCACTATGCCAGATGACGAAGGTATTAAGTTGTTAGATACTGATCCTCATAAAGCTCATGCACGTTCATACGATATTGTTATGAACGGAGATGAAATGGGTGGTGGATCAATCCGTATCCACAAACGTTCAATTCAAGAAAAGATGTTTAAGGCCTTAGGTTTCACTAAGAAGCGTGCTTATGAACAATTTGGTTACTTAATGGATGCTTTAGATATGGGATTCCCACCACATGCTGGTCTTGCTATTGGTCTTGATCGATTAGCTATGATGTTAGCAGGTAAGGACAACATTCGTGACGTTACTGCCTTTCCAAAGAATGCTTCTGCTTCTGAGCCAATGATGCATGCTCCAGCTCCAGTTGCTGATCAACAATTAGCTGACATTGGTATTGAAGTTGAAAAGCAATATGAAGATAGTGTTAAAGAAACTGAACAACGTCTTGAAAAAGAAGCTCAAGAAGATGCCGATAAGAACTCAACTTGGGATGAATAA
- a CDS encoding aminotransferase class I/II-fold pyridoxal phosphate-dependent enzyme, translating to MPKLSNDLSLTKNTRLNSLGPSKIRAFDEKASQIPGIIKLTIGEPDLNTPDHVKDAAIADIKANDSHYAPQAGKPELLEAISNYLDRSLDVKYDPKTEICVTVGATGALNDVFMSILNPGDKILVPTPVWALYFQLIKLTGAIPVQIDTSKDDFILTPEHLETVLQNEGKGAKAIILTDPSNPTGRVYPAATLKALAEVITKYHLFSVTDEIYGELVYDNNVHHSLSQYIPERNILISGLSKAYAMTGWRLGYIAAPADIMKTIQKVNAFLVTSVTDNVQAAAIEALNNGQADPLEARKIYEDRLEFMKTGLEKLGFEMSTPQGAFYIFAKIPDTFGTDDEAFANELATKAKVGVTPGRYFGKGGQGYVRMSYASSTEQLQEALKRIAKFVENI from the coding sequence ATGCCAAAATTATCAAATGATTTATCACTTACAAAAAATACACGATTAAATTCTTTAGGACCTTCAAAAATTAGAGCTTTTGATGAAAAAGCTTCTCAAATCCCAGGAATTATTAAATTAACGATTGGAGAACCTGACTTAAATACACCAGATCATGTTAAAGATGCAGCTATTGCCGATATTAAAGCAAACGACTCGCATTATGCACCACAAGCAGGTAAGCCTGAGTTATTAGAAGCTATCAGCAACTATCTCGATCGCAGCCTTGATGTTAAATACGATCCAAAAACTGAAATTTGTGTTACAGTTGGAGCCACTGGAGCTTTAAATGATGTATTCATGTCAATTTTAAATCCAGGTGATAAGATTTTAGTTCCTACGCCAGTATGGGCACTCTACTTTCAACTAATTAAATTAACCGGAGCTATCCCAGTTCAAATTGATACTTCAAAAGATGATTTTATCCTGACTCCTGAACATCTTGAAACAGTACTACAAAATGAAGGAAAAGGTGCTAAAGCAATCATTTTAACTGATCCATCTAATCCAACAGGTCGTGTTTATCCAGCAGCCACTTTAAAGGCACTTGCAGAGGTTATTACCAAGTACCATCTCTTCTCGGTTACAGACGAAATATATGGTGAATTGGTTTACGATAATAATGTTCATCATTCTTTATCTCAATATATTCCTGAGCGCAATATTCTAATTTCAGGACTTTCAAAAGCATATGCAATGACTGGGTGGCGTTTAGGATATATTGCAGCTCCTGCAGATATTATGAAAACCATTCAAAAAGTAAATGCTTTTCTTGTTACCTCCGTAACCGATAATGTTCAGGCTGCTGCAATTGAAGCACTAAATAATGGACAAGCAGATCCTCTTGAAGCACGCAAAATTTACGAAGACAGATTGGAATTTATGAAAACTGGTCTAGAAAAATTAGGCTTTGAAATGTCTACTCCACAAGGAGCTTTCTACATTTTTGCTAAAATTCCTGATACTTTTGGTACCGACGACGAAGCCTTCGCTAATGAATTAGCCACTAAAGCAAAAGTTGGTGTGACTCCAGGTCGCTATTTCGGTAAGGGCGGCCAAGGATATGTTAGAATGTCTTACGCTTCTTCGACCGAACAATTACAAGAAGCCTTAAAACGAATTGCAAAATTTGTTGAAAATATCTAA
- the msrB gene encoding peptide-methionine (R)-S-oxide reductase MsrB yields the protein MFDKKEALKKLNSEQYEVTQHAATEMPFSGKYNDFSQKGIYVDVVSGEPLFSSQDKYDAGCGWPSFTKPITKLSYKRDQSHGMERTEVKSPIADSHLGHVFTDGPVDQGGLRYCINSASLKFIPYGKLEEEGYNQYKKIFEE from the coding sequence ATGTTTGATAAAAAAGAAGCTCTTAAAAAATTAAATTCTGAGCAATATGAAGTTACACAACATGCAGCAACTGAAATGCCTTTTAGTGGAAAATATAACGATTTTAGTCAAAAAGGAATTTATGTCGATGTAGTTTCTGGTGAACCACTTTTTTCAAGTCAAGATAAATATGATGCAGGCTGTGGTTGGCCGAGTTTTACTAAGCCAATAACAAAATTAAGTTATAAACGGGATCAATCCCATGGAATGGAGCGAACCGAAGTGAAAAGCCCCATTGCCGATTCCCACTTAGGTCATGTTTTTACTGATGGACCAGTTGATCAGGGAGGATTAAGATATTGTATTAATTCTGCTTCCTTAAAATTTATTCCATATGGTAAGCTAGAAGAGGAAGGCTATAATCAATATAAAAAAATATTTGAGGAATAG
- a CDS encoding SGNH/GDSL hydrolase family protein: MNLIQVFDNLKVPEENIPELLEFAGQHEDFLTKIVKASGNQVEYSVSATQSANSKLEDKQIAFLGSSVTYGAGALSESFVDYLRKKDGMYPFKEAVSGTTLAENGDDSYVARLEKLPILENISAFVLQLSTNDAKADIPLGKISENDKYDITTSIGAIEFILEYVKKTWNCPVLIYSNPSFDSEKYSELVEATKELQKKWKFKFLNMWDDKNFNYSEKERQLYMVDDIHPTRAGYKISWLPEFEKALNDIYKN, from the coding sequence ATGAATTTAATACAAGTTTTTGATAATTTGAAGGTTCCAGAAGAAAATATTCCTGAATTATTAGAGTTTGCTGGTCAACATGAAGACTTTTTGACAAAGATAGTTAAAGCCTCTGGTAATCAGGTTGAATACAGTGTAAGTGCGACGCAGTCTGCCAATAGTAAGCTCGAAGATAAACAAATTGCCTTTTTAGGAAGTTCGGTTACTTATGGTGCAGGTGCCTTAAGTGAATCATTCGTAGATTATTTAAGGAAAAAAGATGGGATGTATCCATTTAAAGAAGCTGTTTCAGGAACAACCTTAGCCGAAAACGGTGATGATTCTTATGTGGCACGCTTAGAGAAACTTCCAATTTTAGAAAATATAAGTGCGTTTGTTTTGCAGCTTTCAACTAATGATGCTAAAGCTGACATTCCTTTAGGCAAAATTAGTGAAAATGACAAGTATGATATTACGACTAGTATTGGGGCAATTGAATTCATTTTAGAATATGTTAAAAAGACTTGGAATTGTCCTGTTTTGATTTATTCTAATCCATCTTTTGATTCTGAAAAATACAGTGAATTAGTAGAAGCTACAAAAGAATTACAAAAGAAATGGAAGTTTAAGTTTCTTAATATGTGGGATGATAAGAACTTTAATTATAGTGAAAAAGAGCGTCAACTATATATGGTTGATGATATTCATCCAACTCGGGCCGGATATAAGATAAGCTGGCTTCCTGAATTTGAAAAAGCTCTCAATGATATTTATAAAAATTAG
- the msrA gene encoding peptide-methionine (S)-S-oxide reductase MsrA translates to MKDVKSLDNNENSHYDTAIFAGGCFWCMVAPFDTYPGVIKVESGYTGGVVPNPTYEQVCTGLTGHTEAVRITYDANKLSYEDLVNIYWQVTDPTDAMGQFQDRGSQYQPVIYYNSPEQKEIAEQSRKSLADSNKFSDPIVTRIEPATPFYLAEDYHQDFYKKDPARYALEEAGGREQFIKEHWKK, encoded by the coding sequence ATGAAAGACGTTAAATCCCTTGATAACAATGAAAATTCGCACTATGACACAGCTATCTTTGCTGGCGGATGTTTCTGGTGCATGGTTGCTCCTTTCGATACATATCCTGGTGTCATAAAAGTCGAATCAGGTTATACGGGTGGGGTCGTGCCTAACCCTACTTACGAACAAGTTTGTACGGGATTAACTGGGCATACTGAGGCGGTTCGCATTACTTATGATGCAAATAAACTATCTTATGAGGATTTAGTTAATATTTATTGGCAAGTTACTGATCCAACTGATGCTATGGGACAGTTTCAAGATCGCGGTAGTCAATATCAACCAGTTATTTACTATAATTCACCTGAACAAAAAGAAATTGCTGAACAATCACGTAAATCTTTAGCAGATTCAAATAAGTTTTCAGATCCAATTGTAACCCGTATTGAACCAGCAACGCCTTTCTATTTGGCTGAAGATTACCATCAAGATTTCTATAAAAAAGATCCAGCTCGCTATGCTCTAGAAGAAGCCGGAGGAAGAGAACAATTTATCAAAGAACATTGGAAAAAATAG
- a CDS encoding YitT family protein, with product MSTLERLSRRHILISKLSAALFYALAVAIALNFFWQPGKIYASGITGFAQILQSVSERYLPFTLATSVMYFVLNIPLFILGWFKIGHRFTIFTLIAVLLASIMMKIIAPIKMSYDPIICAIFGGVINGVGTGIALKSGISTGGLDVLGIILRKKTGKSFGQINIFFNLIIVICAGFVFGWTRALYTALNIFVNGKVIDAVYNQHQKMQVLIVTEHPKHIIDGIQAKMHRGITILHDAEGAYSHTEKTVLLMVIDKYDMYDIYNIVLNNDPYAFMSLSEVSKVYGRFKEQTPV from the coding sequence ATGAGTACATTAGAAAGGCTTTCGCGACGCCATATTTTAATTTCAAAGTTATCAGCAGCTTTGTTTTATGCTTTAGCCGTTGCTATCGCCTTAAACTTCTTCTGGCAACCTGGTAAAATTTATGCTTCTGGAATTACCGGTTTTGCCCAAATTTTGCAGTCGGTATCAGAACGATATTTGCCATTTACATTAGCTACATCAGTAATGTATTTTGTACTAAATATCCCATTATTTATTTTAGGATGGTTTAAAATTGGCCACCGTTTTACGATTTTTACTTTAATTGCAGTTTTATTGGCATCTATCATGATGAAAATTATTGCTCCAATTAAGATGAGCTATGATCCAATTATTTGTGCGATTTTTGGTGGTGTAATTAACGGGGTTGGTACTGGAATAGCTTTAAAATCAGGTATTTCTACTGGTGGATTAGATGTCTTAGGGATTATCTTACGGAAGAAAACTGGTAAAAGTTTTGGTCAAATAAATATCTTTTTTAACCTAATTATCGTAATCTGTGCCGGTTTTGTATTTGGATGGACTCGAGCCCTATATACGGCTTTGAACATCTTTGTTAATGGTAAGGTAATAGATGCCGTTTATAATCAACATCAAAAGATGCAGGTCTTAATCGTAACGGAACATCCTAAACATATTATTGATGGAATTCAGGCTAAGATGCATCGTGGGATTACGATTTTACATGATGCAGAGGGTGCGTATAGTCATACTGAAAAGACAGTCTTATTAATGGTAATTGATAAATATGATATGTATGACATTTATAATATTGTCTTAAATAATGATCCGTATGCCTTTATGAGTTTAAGCGAAGTTTCGAAGGTATATGGAAGATTCAAAGAACAGACACCAGTTTAG
- a CDS encoding serine dehydratase beta chain, which translates to MENRFKSVFDIIGPVMIGPSSSHTAGAVAIGREGNKLFGGIPKKVTVHYYGSFAQTHRGHGTDYAIAAGVLGFTTSDLRVPKAPEIARKRGIDIRFVEEKGESPIHHPNTAILDMTDSHKKVQLAGCSIGGGAIEIRRLVIHDIVVEPGGTLPIVLLIDPERKIKNQRSLTSFLQQKAPFNESRIYKSSEYYIYEYDIQNYFKPSLIGELKKKYKNIVCL; encoded by the coding sequence ATGGAAAATCGTTTTAAAAGTGTTTTTGATATCATTGGTCCAGTTATGATTGGGCCCTCTAGTTCACATACAGCTGGTGCAGTAGCAATTGGTAGAGAAGGAAATAAGCTTTTTGGGGGAATTCCTAAAAAGGTTACTGTCCATTATTATGGCTCTTTTGCTCAAACTCATCGTGGACATGGTACGGATTATGCCATTGCAGCCGGCGTTTTAGGCTTTACTACTTCTGATTTACGAGTACCAAAAGCTCCAGAAATTGCACGTAAGCGCGGTATTGATATTAGATTTGTAGAAGAAAAGGGAGAAAGCCCTATTCATCACCCGAATACAGCGATTTTAGATATGACTGATAGTCATAAAAAAGTTCAGTTGGCAGGCTGTTCCATTGGTGGTGGGGCAATAGAAATTCGACGCTTAGTAATCCATGATATTGTGGTTGAGCCAGGCGGTACGTTACCAATTGTTCTATTGATCGACCCAGAAAGAAAAATAAAAAATCAAAGATCCTTAACTTCCTTTTTACAACAAAAGGCACCTTTTAATGAAAGCAGAATTTATAAAAGCTCTGAATACTATATCTATGAATATGATATTCAAAACTATTTTAAGCCTTCTTTAATTGGAGAACTCAAGAAAAAATATAAAAACATTGTTTGTTTATGA
- the sdaAA gene encoding L-serine ammonia-lyase, iron-sulfur-dependent, subunit alpha codes for MYNHVKEIVADAEKTEKPISELIIEQECKSSGLSREKVWNKMKYNLETMRAEVSKGSTGKGVFSHTGLTGGEAIKIKNYREKGHTLSGDFMMEAVQNAVATNEVNAAMGVICATPTAGSSGTLPGILFMLEKKLDLNEEQMIRFLFTAGGMGLVIGNNAEIAGATGGCQAEVGSASAMGAAAAVEIAGGTPAQSSQALAIAMSNLLGLVCDPIAGLVEVPCVKRNAIGAGNALIAADMALAGCTSVIPADECIDAMKKVGHQMPVSLRETGIGGLAGTPTGQAIKARIFGKDV; via the coding sequence ATGTATAATCATGTTAAAGAAATTGTTGCAGACGCTGAAAAAACAGAAAAACCTATTTCAGAATTAATAATTGAGCAAGAATGCAAATCATCAGGTCTATCTAGAGAAAAAGTATGGAATAAAATGAAATATAATCTTGAAACCATGCGTGCTGAGGTTAGTAAGGGAAGTACTGGTAAAGGAGTATTTTCTCATACTGGCTTAACAGGCGGTGAAGCGATTAAAATAAAAAATTATCGTGAAAAAGGCCATACTCTTTCTGGTGATTTTATGATGGAAGCTGTGCAAAATGCTGTAGCAACAAATGAAGTAAATGCTGCGATGGGCGTTATTTGTGCAACTCCAACCGCTGGCTCTTCTGGAACTCTTCCAGGTATTTTATTTATGCTTGAAAAAAAGCTAGACTTAAATGAAGAGCAAATGATTCGTTTTCTCTTTACTGCAGGAGGAATGGGATTAGTTATTGGAAATAATGCGGAAATTGCTGGGGCAACCGGCGGATGCCAAGCAGAAGTCGGTTCAGCGTCCGCAATGGGCGCAGCAGCGGCTGTAGAAATAGCTGGTGGTACACCCGCGCAAAGCTCCCAAGCTTTAGCGATTGCGATGTCTAATTTATTGGGACTAGTATGTGATCCAATTGCAGGACTAGTAGAAGTACCCTGTGTAAAAAGAAATGCCATTGGGGCGGGCAACGCACTAATTGCAGCTGATATGGCACTAGCTGGATGTACCAGTGTTATCCCGGCTGATGAATGTATTGATGCTATGAAAAAAGTTGGTCATCAAATGCCAGTATCATTAAGAGAAACTGGTATTGGAGGATTAGCAGGCACTCCAACAGGACAAGCTATTAAGGCTAGAATTTTTGGAAAAGATGTTTAA
- a CDS encoding metal-sulfur cluster assembly factor, which yields MRTSEEIKQNIINQLATVIDPELGVDIVNLGLVYEIDLDEDGICLINMTLTTPACPLTEVLIELVNAAVMKVPEVQNVDVEFVWYPVWSPEKMSDQAKKYFGYDEK from the coding sequence ATGCGGACTAGTGAAGAAATTAAGCAAAATATTATCAATCAACTAGCAACTGTCATAGACCCAGAATTAGGAGTGGATATTGTTAACCTAGGACTAGTCTACGAGATTGATCTAGATGAAGATGGAATTTGTCTGATTAATATGACTTTAACTACTCCAGCTTGTCCTTTAACAGAAGTATTAATTGAATTAGTTAATGCTGCGGTTATGAAAGTTCCTGAAGTTCAAAATGTTGATGTTGAGTTCGTTTGGTACCCAGTTTGGAGTCCTGAGAAAATGAGTGATCAGGCTAAAAAATATTTTGGATATGACGAAAAATAA
- a CDS encoding pyruvate, water dikinase regulatory protein, with translation MTEEKKENQKIVNLIIISDSVGDTAFNMVQAGAVQYPNVKFNYRRYPFITNREKLEKVFSEITEFENVLIAFTLIHEDEQLAVIKFAREHNMKYVDLLSGVIDNIHALTGEEPKHEIGAVHHMGQNYFDRISAMEFAVMYDDGKDPKGFLEADVVLLGVSRTSKTPLSLFLANKNLKVANLPLVPQTHIPDEIYKINPKKIIGLTNDPSVLNEIRRQRMIAYGLNPDTTYSNMDSINAELEAADKLYKKLGCYVINVAHRSIEETAALILEHLGIDDYAK, from the coding sequence ATGACTGAAGAAAAAAAAGAAAATCAAAAAATTGTTAATCTAATTATTATTTCTGACTCTGTTGGGGATACAGCTTTCAACATGGTACAAGCTGGGGCGGTCCAATATCCAAATGTTAAGTTTAACTACCGCCGCTATCCTTTTATTACAAATCGAGAAAAGCTAGAAAAAGTTTTTAGTGAAATCACAGAATTTGAAAACGTATTAATTGCCTTTACCTTGATTCACGAAGATGAACAATTGGCTGTAATTAAATTTGCGCGTGAACATAATATGAAATACGTCGACTTACTATCTGGCGTAATTGATAATATTCATGCTTTAACTGGCGAAGAACCTAAACATGAAATTGGTGCTGTTCACCACATGGGGCAAAATTACTTTGATAGAATTTCTGCAATGGAATTTGCTGTTATGTATGATGACGGAAAAGATCCAAAAGGTTTCTTAGAAGCTGACGTTGTTTTACTTGGTGTTTCTCGAACTTCTAAGACTCCACTTTCTTTATTCTTAGCTAACAAGAATCTTAAGGTCGCTAATTTACCACTTGTACCTCAAACCCATATTCCAGATGAAATCTATAAGATTAATCCTAAGAAAATCATTGGTTTAACAAATGATCCGTCCGTTTTGAACGAGATCAGACGACAAAGAATGATAGCCTATGGTTTGAACCCAGATACTACTTACTCTAATATGGATTCTATCAATGCAGAACTTGAAGCAGCCGATAAACTTTATAAAAAACTTGGTTGCTATGTAATTAACGTTGCTCATCGTTCAATTGAAGAAACAGCAGCACTAATTTTAGAACACCTCGGCATTGATGACTACGCTAAGTAA
- the rpsU gene encoding 30S ribosomal protein S21, whose amino-acid sequence MAKTIVHENESIDDALRRFKRSVSRSGTLQEYRKREFYEKPSVKRKLKSEAARKRRHY is encoded by the coding sequence ATGGCTAAGACAATCGTTCACGAAAACGAGTCTATTGATGATGCTCTTCGTCGTTTCAAACGTTCCGTTTCTAGAAGTGGTACCTTGCAAGAATACCGCAAGCGTGAATTCTACGAAAAACCAAGCGTTAAGAGAAAGTTAAAATCCGAAGCTGCTCGTAAGCGTAGACATTATTAA
- a CDS encoding GatB/YqeY domain-containing protein, with protein sequence MSLNDTLMQDMKTAMKAKDKEALTTIRSLKAAVMNYKIKVGHDLTSDDELTVLSSALKQRKESLEEFTKAGRDDLINQTKNEMKLIEKYMPKQMSKEELEETVEETIKEVGASSKKDFGKVMQALMPKIKGKADGKAASSIVGKKLN encoded by the coding sequence ATGTCACTAAATGATACTTTAATGCAAGATATGAAAACAGCTATGAAAGCCAAAGATAAGGAAGCTTTAACTACAATTCGCTCGCTTAAGGCTGCAGTAATGAATTATAAAATTAAAGTGGGACATGATCTAACTAGTGATGATGAATTAACAGTTTTGTCCAGCGCTCTTAAACAACGCAAAGAATCTTTAGAAGAATTTACTAAGGCTGGCAGAGATGATTTAATTAATCAAACAAAGAATGAAATGAAATTAATTGAAAAATACATGCCAAAGCAAATGTCTAAGGAAGAACTTGAAGAAACTGTTGAAGAAACAATTAAAGAAGTTGGAGCAAGTTCTAAAAAAGACTTTGGTAAAGTTATGCAAGCTTTAATGCCAAAAATTAAGGGTAAGGCTGATGGTAAAGCAGCTTCTTCAATTGTTGGTAAAAAGCTTAACTAA
- a CDS encoding PhoH family protein → MNLVGINDANLRLIEESYDVQVTDTGSEIEVTGEESIVKKIMQIFTALDKVVTRGVTITATDVVSAIKMADKGTLEFFGELYNKILIRDAKGRPVRVKNMGQKRYIEAIQKYDVVFGIGPAGTGKTFLAVVMAIAAFKKGEVSRIILTRPAVEAGESLGFLPGDLKEKVDPYLRPIYDSLYAILGVEPTNRLMERGVIEVAPLAYMRGRTLDDAFVILDEAQNTTQAQMKMFLTRLGFNSKMVVNGDQTQIDLPGKAKSGLLQAEHILQNIEQVKFINFTFNDVVRHPVVAKIVRAYEEEGH, encoded by the coding sequence ATGAATTTAGTTGGAATTAACGATGCAAATTTGCGTTTAATTGAAGAATCTTATGATGTGCAGGTAACTGATACTGGTAGTGAAATCGAAGTAACCGGAGAAGAAAGCATTGTTAAGAAAATTATGCAAATTTTTACTGCTTTGGATAAGGTTGTTACCCGTGGAGTTACTATTACTGCAACTGATGTTGTTAGCGCAATTAAGATGGCAGATAAGGGAACTTTAGAATTTTTTGGAGAATTATATAATAAAATTCTAATTAGGGATGCTAAAGGTCGCCCAGTTCGCGTTAAGAATATGGGACAAAAACGCTATATTGAGGCTATTCAAAAATATGATGTCGTTTTTGGAATTGGACCAGCTGGTACAGGAAAGACTTTTCTAGCCGTAGTTATGGCGATTGCAGCCTTTAAAAAAGGAGAAGTGTCCCGGATTATTTTGACTAGACCAGCAGTAGAAGCAGGCGAATCATTAGGATTTCTTCCAGGAGATTTGAAAGAAAAGGTTGATCCATATTTGAGACCAATCTATGATTCTTTATATGCCATTTTAGGTGTAGAACCAACCAATCGTTTAATGGAACGTGGAGTTATTGAAGTGGCTCCACTAGCATATATGCGTGGTAGAACTTTGGATGATGCTTTTGTAATTCTAGATGAAGCACAAAATACAACACAGGCACAAATGAAGATGTTTTTAACAAGATTAGGATTTAATTCTAAAATGGTTGTCAATGGGGACCAGACTCAAATTGACTTACCAGGGAAAGCAAAGAGTGGATTATTACAAGCTGAACATATTTTACAAAATATTGAGCAAGTAAAATTCATTAACTTTACTTTTAATGATGTTGTTCGTCATCCCGTTGTGGCCAAAATTGTTAGAGCATATGAAGAAGAGGGACACTAA